A window of the Lepus europaeus isolate LE1 chromosome 5, mLepTim1.pri, whole genome shotgun sequence genome harbors these coding sequences:
- the LOC133760713 gene encoding olfactory receptor 2A2-like, which translates to MQEPNWTFVTEFILLGFSLGPRTTPLLFSAFLMIYLLIILGNSLIALLIFLDSRLHTPMYFFIGVLSVLDLGYTTTTMPHMLAHLASEKKTISFVGCVAQMYIFFVLGVTETWLFAIMSIDRFVAICHPLRYKVIMSPWLCGAMVIFCALCGVASALVYTIFAMRLPYCGPNKINHFFCEVPAVLKLACADTSVNDRVDFILGFSVILIPLSLILVVYVNIFIAILKIRSAQGRLKAFSTCASHITVVTMFCVPAMVMYMKPGTKASPEQDKKLALFYNIISAFLNPIIYSLRNKDVKRAFLKVVGWRRAPE; encoded by the coding sequence ATGCAAGAGCCTAACTGGACCTTTGTGACTGAATTCATTCTTCTGGGATTctccctgggccccaggaccACTCCTCTGCTCTTCTCGGCCTTTCTAATGATCTACCTGTTGATTATTCTGGGCAACAGCTTGATCGCCCTCCTCATCTTCCTGGACTCACGCCTCCACACTCCCATGTACTTCTTCATTGGCGTCCTCTCCGTACTGGACCTGGGATATACCACTACAACGATGCCCCACATGTTGGCACATCTGGCCAGTGAGAAGAAGACCATCTCTTTTGTGGGTTGTGTGGCCCAgatgtatattttctttgtgctAGGTGTCACTGAGACCTGGCTCTTTGCCATCATGTCTATAGACAGATTTGTAGCCATCTGCCACCCACTCAGGTACAAGGTCATCATGAGCCCTTGGCTGTGTGGGGCAATGGTCATTTTCTGTGCACTTTGTGGTGTTGCCTCAGCCCTTGTCTACACCATCTTTGCCATGAGATTGCCCTATTGTGGCCCTAACAAAATCAATCATTTCTTCTGTGAAGTCCCTGCAGTTTTAAAGCTGGCGTGTGCAGATACCTCAGTCAATGACCGGGTAGACTTCATTCTTGGTTTTAGTGTCATACTGATTCCACTGTCACTCATCCTTGTTGTTTATGTCAACATCTTCATTGCCATCTTGAAGATCCGCTCAGCACAGGGACGGCTGAAGGccttctccacctgtgcctcccatATCACTGTGGTGACCATGTTCTGTGTGCCGGCCATGGTCATGTACATGAAGCCTGGCACTAAGGCCTCCCCAGAGCAGGACAAAAAGCTGGCCCTGTTCTACAATATCATCTCAGCCTTCCTCAACCCCATCATCTACAGCCTCCGGAACAAGGATGTGAAGAGGGCGTTCCTCAAGGTCGTGGGCTGGCGCAGAGCTCCAGAGTGA